The Thermobifida halotolerans sequence GACATCGGTCCTTGGCTGTTTCCGTTGCATGTTGGCAAGCAAACGAAAGTCACGGTAGCGGGTCGCGTGGGCAGACGGAGAATCGACTCGGAGAATGCGCAGTCAGGGCAGGCGCTGCGACCACACCAGCGAGACCACCGCGGTGGCCGCGGCGAGCACCAGGGCGGCGCCGACGAAGGCGGTGACCACCTCCTCGTGGACGGTCTCCGAGCCCAGGGAGGAGCCGATGTCGGAGTAGACGTCCCTGAGCTCGCCGGTGGACTCGGCCTCGTAGAAGTGCCCTCCGGTGGTGGCGGCGAGCTCCTCCAGGGTGGCCTTGTCGATGTTGGCGGGCACGTAGTGGCCCTCGATCTCGATGATGGAGACACCGGTGCCGAACGCGATGGTGGACACGGGCACGCCCGCGGCGGCGGCCTCGGCGGCGGCGGCCGGGACGGGACGTCCGCTGGTGTTCTCCCCGTCGGAGAGCAGGACGATGGCGGAGGGCGGCGGATCGGAGGGGGCGTCCTCGTCGAAGGAGTGGATGGCCTGCAGGGAGGCGAAGACCCCCTCGCCGATGGCGGTGCCCGAGGAGATCGTCAGGTTCGCGATGGAGTCGGAGACGGCCTGGTGGTCCTGGGTGGGGGAGGCCACGACGGTGGCCACGGAGGAGAACGTCACCAGACCGACGTTGAACCGGGGAGGCAGGGTCCCGATGAAACCCTGGGCGGACTCCTTGGCGGAGGTGAGCCGGTCGGGAGCGACGTCGGTGGCGGCCATGGACGGGGAGACGTCGATGGCGACGATGATGGTGGCGCGTTCGCGGGGCACCTGGACGCTCATGGCGGGACGGGCCAGCGCCCCGACGAGGGCGGCCACGGTGAGCAGGAACAGCACGGCCGGGACGTGGCGGCGCCACGCGGGCACCCGGGGAGCCACGCGCTCCAGCAGGGACAGGTTGGAGAAGCGCAGCGCGTAGGTGGTGCGTCTGCGCTGCACGAGAACGTAGGCGGCGGCTACGACGGCCACGGCCAGCAGCCACCACAACTGGGCAGGCGCCAGGAAGGTCACGGTGCGGTCCTTGTCCGGGTGGTGGACCCGGCCACGGTGTGGCGGGCCAGGCGGTGGGCGGTGCGCCGCTGGGTGATGACGAAGTGGGCGATGTC is a genomic window containing:
- a CDS encoding VWA domain-containing protein — its product is MTFLAPAQLWWLLAVAVVAAAYVLVQRRRTTYALRFSNLSLLERVAPRVPAWRRHVPAVLFLLTVAALVGALARPAMSVQVPRERATIIVAIDVSPSMAATDVAPDRLTSAKESAQGFIGTLPPRFNVGLVTFSSVATVVASPTQDHQAVSDSIANLTISSGTAIGEGVFASLQAIHSFDEDAPSDPPPSAIVLLSDGENTSGRPVPAAAAEAAAAGVPVSTIAFGTGVSIIEIEGHYVPANIDKATLEELAATTGGHFYEAESTGELRDVYSDIGSSLGSETVHEEVVTAFVGAALVLAAATAVVSLVWSQRLP